The Anaeromyxobacter sp. Fw109-5 genomic interval TCCGGCGGCAGATGCGTGCGCAGCTGGACCCACTCGTCCTCGTCGTCGCCTGCCGGAGCCCGCGCGGCCCGGACCGCACCCTCCAGCTCCCGGACGGTCTGCACGCTGGCGCGCTCGACCCATAGCGCCTCGGCCTCGCCCACCGCGACCGGCAGCACCGTCTCCGCCGCACGGATCCGGACGCGCCCGGACCGCAGCGCGTCGCGGAGGAGGGGACGGGCGCGCAGCCCGGCCCCGAGCCGGGCGAGGCTCTCGGCGGAGCGCTTCCCGAGGTCGAGGACCTCGCGGGCGTAGTCGTCGAGGTGATAGCCCAGCTCCGCGAGCCGGTCCCCGTGTCTGAGCGCGTCGAGGCCCTCGCCGATCGCGAGATCCAGGGCGCCACGGGCCCGCGCAGCCCAGGCGAGGAGCTGCTCGCACGCGTCCGCCTCCGGCTCTCCGCCGCGGAACCACGTCTCGAGCTCGGCCATGGTGAGCGGCGGGAGGTCGAGCCGCGGCGCCGCGTAGCCGGCCAGCGAGGCGTCGGGCGTCACCGCATCCGTCTCGAGCGTGGGGAGCGCGGCCTCCATCGCGTGCAGGATGGCATGGCGCTCTGACACTGACCGTCAACGCAGGTGGCCTCGAGCCCACCGATCGCAAGCGCGCCGATCCCGATCGGCCAGGTGGGAATCGGCGCGTCCAGACGCGCACTTCGCACGCTGATCCGATCACGGCGGGCTCCGGCGTGATCGGACGTCCTACGTATCCGCAACCTCGAGGACCTTCACCTGCAACGCCTTGATCTTGACGATCAGCCGACGCCCACGCGCATCGGTGACCCGCACCGAGCGGTCGCCATCCTCGGAATCGAACCACTCCAGCTGCGCACCAGCTCGTCTTCCGTGCACGCGAGCTCATCCGGTTCGCCTTCGACTGCGATACGAATGGGATACTGCGCGAGGCACCGCTTGCGAAGCGGATTGGAGCGGAGCGAAAAGCTCATCGACTACCACACGACGCGCTCTTCGAGGCGAGGAGCGCGCTCAGGGGCCCGGCGACACGACGTCGCGCCCCGCCGCCCCGGGAACCCTTCCCCCCGCCCGCGGCTCTCACGCGGCTGCGCACGTCGTCGTTCCGCAGCCGGAGGTAACCCGTGGGTCATTCTCGTCTCGTCGCGGCCGCGGTGGTCGCCGCCGCCCTCCTCCCCGGTGCCGCCCTCGCCGAGGTCCGCACCGTCGGGGCGGAGGAGGTCCAGGCGCTCTCGCTCGCCTCGAGCCGCCACAAGGTGTTGATCGTGGACAGCCGCTCTGCCGAGGAGTTCGCGCAGGCGCACCTGCCCGGCGCCATCAGCATCCCCGCGGGGTGGATGATGGCGCACCAGGGGTCGCTGCCGAAGGACCGGGCCGCGCCCATCGTCTTCTACTGCCGCGGCGCGGGTTGAACGCTGAGCCACGAGGCCGCCCGTGCGGCGGCCGAGATGGGCTACACGAATCTGCTCGTCTACCAGGGCGGGCTGCCGGACTGGCTGAGCCGCGGGCTGCCCGTGGAGCGCGGCGGCGCGCCGGCGGCGAAGCGGGGCTGAGCGCGTCCCGGCCGCCGCTCGTGCTTCAACGGGCTCAGCACGAGCGGTGACCCCTCGAGCGCTCCTGGCGACACCTCAGCGCGCACCGCGCGCTCGCGATCTCGGGGCGTCGTTCGCTAGCTAGCGCAGGTCTTCCATCAGCGCGTCGAGCACGCTCCGGGGCGGCCGCACGCGCGCCTCGGGCAGGGTCGTGAGCGGGGCCTCCACGAGGTTCAGGAGGTCCACGAAGCTCGGCGCCCGCGCGTCGAGGAAGAGCACGCCGGTGAGGACGTCGCCGCCGGCCTGCGCCTCCATGAGGCGGGCCATCGCCCTGGCGCGATCGCGCGGGTCGTAGCCCTCCTCGAGCTTGCGCAGCCGCAGGCTCGACCCGTCGTGCATCGTCACGTCGAGGGTCGTGCCCGGGTCGTACTCGACGGCGATCTCCTCGAACGCCGGCACGAAGCTCAGCTCGTGCAGCGGCACGTCGTGCTCCTTCATGTAGGCGTAGGACTTGGTCGAGCCCTCGTGGTCGTTGAAGGTGACGCAGGGGGACACGACGTCCAGCATCGCGGTGCCGCGGTGCGCGAGCGCGGCCTTGAGCATCGTGGAGAGCTGGCGCTTGTCGCCGGAGAACGAGCGCCCGACGAAGGTCGCGCCGAGCTGGATGGCGAGGGTGCAGAGGTCGATGGCGGGGAGATCGTTCTGCACCCCCGTCTTGAGCTTCGCCCCGAGGTCCGCCGTCGCCGAGAACTGCCCCTTGGTGAGCCCGTACACGCCGTTGTTCTCGACCACGTAGAGGATCGGCAGGTTGCGGCGCATGAGGTGCACGAACTGGCCGATGCCGATCGAGGCGGTGTCGCCGTCGCCGGAGACCCCCAGGGCGAGGAGCTCCCGGTTCGCCAGCGCCGCGCCCGTGGCGACCGACGGCATCCTTCCGTGCAGCGCGTTGAACGCGTGCGAGCGGCTCATGAAGTAGGCGGGGCTCTTGGACGAGCAGCCGATCCCGGAGAGCTTCACGACGCGCTCGGGCAGGACGCCCATCTCGAACATCGCCTCGAGGAGGCGCTCGGAGATCGCGTTGTGGCCGCAGCCGGCGCAGAGCGTGCTCTTGCCGCCCTTGTACTCGACGACGGTCAGGCCGAGCCGGTTCGTGCGCGGGGCGGCGGGGCTGGTGGGGGTGGCGGGGGTGGCCATGTCAGCGCCCCTCCTCGGCGCGGATCGCGCCGGACACGGCGCGCGCGGTGAGCGGCAGCCCGTCGATCCGGGCGATGGGGCGGAGCCGCGGCACGAGCGCCGGGGGCAGGTCGAGCTTGAGGAGCGCCGCGAGCTGCCCGTCGCGGTTCTGCTCGACGACGTACACGCGCTCGTGCGCCTCGACGAACGCGCGCACCTCCCGCGCGAACGGGTAGGCCCGCACGCGCAGGGCGTCGGTCTCCAGCCCCGCCTCGCGGGAGAGCTGGTCGCGCGCCTCGGCGACGGCCGGGTCGGACGAGCCGTAGCAGAGCACGCCCACGCGCGCGTCGCCCCTCCCCTCCGCCACCGGGGCCGGCCCGAGCGCGCGCGCGGCGTCGAGCTTCTTCTCGAGCCGGGCGAGGTTCCGCTCGAAGGTGCGCGGATCCTCGCTGTAGGCAGCGGCCTCGTCGTGCCCGGTGCCGCGCGTGAAGTAGGCGGCCTTCGGGTGCGGCGTCCCCGGCAACGTCCGCCAGCCGATCCCGTCGCCGTCCACGTCGGCGTAGCGGGCGAAGCCTCCCAGCCGGTCGAGATCCTCCTTCGAGAGCACCTTGCCGCGATCGAGCGGCTTCGACGGGTACGGGAACGGGTCGGACATCCAGACGTTCATGCCGAGATCGAGATCGGTCAGCACGAACACCGGCGTCTGCAGCCGCTCGGCGAGGTCGAACGCCTCCACCGCCAGCGTGAAGCACTCCTCCACCGACCCGGGGAAGAGCAGCACGTGGCGCGTGTCGCCGTGCGAGAGGAACGCCGTGGAGAGGACGTCGCCCTGCGCCGTGCGGGTGGGGAGCCCGGTGGACGGGCCGACCCGCTGCACGTCGAAGATCACCGCGGGGATCTCGGCATAGTAGGCGAGCCCGGCGAACTCGCTCATGAGCGAGACGCCGGGGCCCGCCGTCGCGGTCATGGCGCGCGCACCGGCCCAGCCCGCGCCGATCGCCATGCCCACCGCCGAGAGCTCGTCCTCCGCCTGCACCACCGCGAAGGTGGCCTTGCCGTCTGGGTCGATGCGGTATCGGCGCAGGTAGCCGATCAGCGTCTCGACCAGCGATGACGACGGGGTGATGGGGTACCAGCTCACGACCGTGACGCCCGCGAACAGGGCGCCCATCGCGGCCGCCGAGTTGCCGTCCACGAGGACCTTCCCCGCGGTCTCGTCCATGCGGCGGACGACGAACGGATCGCGCTTCTCGAGGGTCGCGGCGTGCTCGAAGCCGGCCCTCGCCGCGGCGACGTTGAGGTCGCGCGCCTTGGGCTTGCCGGGGAACTGCTTCTCGATGGCGTGCTCCACCTCGCGCGGGTCGATGGAGAGCAGGCGGGCGAGCACCCCGACGTACGCCATGTTGCGGAGCAGCTTGCGGAGCTTCGGCTCCTTGGTGAGCGGCTCGACCAGCCCGTCGAACGCGACGGGGTAGAACACGAGGTCGCCGCGCAGCTGGTCCAGCGCGAGCGGGGCGTCGTACACCACCACCGCGCCGGGGCGGAGCCCGAGCACGTCCTGATGCGCCGTCTCGGGGTTCATCGCGACGAGGAGGTCGAGCTCCTCCTTGCGCGCGATCCAGCCGTCCCTGGAGGCGCGGATCGTGTACCAGGTCGGCAGCCCGGCGATGTTGGACGGGAACAGGTTCTTGCCGGAGACCGGCACGCCCATCTGGAAGAGGGCGCGCAGGAGCACGGTGTTCGAGCTCTGCGAGCCCGAGCCGTTCGCCGTCGCGACCTGGATCGAGAAGTCGTTCACCACCGCGCCGCCGTCCGGACGCACGGCCGGTGGCGGCGCGACGACGCTGTCGGGGGACGCCATTCCTTTGCGCTCCTTGCCCCGCGGTACCACTCCAGTGGCAGACATAACGCCACGGGAGGCGCGTGCCAGACGCGCTTCGGGCAAGGAGGCCGCCTGGCCGCGGCGGCCGCCCTCCATCCGTGCTGGTACCGCGCGGGCGCATCCCCTGCGGGGCCGTCGCTCCCCGGCCGCTCGCCCTGAGCCTGTCGAAGGGCGAGCGGATGCCGAGGCAGGAGCGCCGACGTCTACGCGAGGACGACGAGCAGGTCGTCCTTCTCCACCTTGTCCCCTTCCTTGAAGCGGACCTCGGCGACGGCGCAGTCCGCCTTCGCCTTCACGTTCGTCTCCATCTTCATCGCCTCGGTCACGAGGAGCACCGCGCCGGCCTTCACCTGCTCGCCCGGCTTCACGTTCACCTTCACGACCTTGCCGGGCATCGGCGCCCCGACGTGGGCGGGGTTGCCCTTCTCCGCCTTCGGGCGCGCGGCGCCGCCCTGGGCCGCCGCCTGATCACGGACCGTGATGGTGCGCACCTCGCCGTTCAGCTCGAAGAAGAGGTCGCGCGTGCCGTCCTTCTCGAGCTTGCCGATCGTGACGAGCCGCACGATGAGGGTCTTGCCGGGCTCGATCTCGATCGACGTCTCCTGCCCGGGCTCGAGGCCGTAGAGGAAGACCGGCGTCGGGATCACCGAGGTGTCCGAGTACTCGTCGCGGTGCCGCACGAGGTCCGGCCACACGTTCGGGTAGAGCAGCCACGACACGAGCGCCTTGTCGTCCACCGCGACGCCGGCCCGCTCCGCCGCGCGCGCCCGCTCGCGCTCGAGGTCGGCGGGCTCGAGCAGCTCGCCCGGCCGGTGCGTGATCGGCTCCTGGCCCTTCAGGATCACCCGGCGGAGCTCCTCCGGGAACCCGCCGTACGGCTGGCCGAGCATGCCCTTCGCGAGGCCCACCACCGACTCCGGGAACGCCAGGTCCCTGCCCTTCTCGGTGAAGAGGTCCTCCGGCTCGAGCCCGTTCTTCACGAGGAACATGGCCATGTCGCCCACGACCTTGGACGAGGGGGTGACCTTGACGATGTCGCCGAAGAGCAGGTTCACCTTACGGTACATGTCCTTGCACTCCTCCCACCGGTCGAGGAGGCCGAGCCCGGCCACCTGCGGCTTGTAGTTGGAGTACTGGCCGCCGGGGATCTCGTGGCGGTACACCTCCGCCGTCCCGCTGCGCAGGCCCGACTCGAACGGCGCGTAGTACTCGCGCACCGTCTCCCAGTAGGCGGCGAGCTGCTGCAGGCCCTCCTCGTCCAGGGCCGCGTCCCACTCGCTGCCGCGCAGCACCGCCGCGAGCGAGTTCAGGTTCGGCTGCGCCGTGAGGCCGGAGAGCGGCGAGAGCGCCGCGTCCACCACGTCCACGCCGGCGCGCGCGGCCTCGAGCAGCGTCGCGGACGCGACCCCCGAGGTGTCGTGCGTGTGGAGGTGGACCGGGATCCCCACCGCCTCCTTGAGCGCCTTCACCAGCTTCGCCGCGGCGAGCGGCTTCAGCAGGCCCGCCATGTCCTTCACGGCGAGGAAGTGCGCGCCCATGCGCTCGAGCTCCCGCGCGAGCTTCACGTAGTAGTCGAGCGGGTACTTGTCGCGGCGCGGATCGGTGATGTCGCCCGTGTAGCAGAGCGCCGCCTCGAGCACGGCGTTCTTCTGCTTGCGCACCGCCTCGCAGGCGACGGTCATCCCCTTGGTCCAGTTGAGCGAGTCGAAGACGCGGAACACGTCCACGCCGCTCTTCGCCGCCTCCTCGACGAAGCGCTCGACCACGTTGTCCGGGTAGTTCGTGTAGCCGACCGCGTTTGAGCCGCGGAGGAGCATCTGGAAGAGGACGTTGGGGATGGCGGCGCGCAGCTTGTGGAGCCGCTCCCACGGGTCCTCCTTGAGGAACCGCATCGAGACGTCGAACGTGGCGCCGCCCCACAGCTCGAGCGAGAACAGCCCGGCGCCGAGCCGGGCGGTCGCCGGGGCGATGCGGACGAGGTCGTCGGTGCGGACGCGCGTGGCGAGGAGCGACTGGTGCGCGTCCCGCATCGTGGTGTCGGTGAAGAGGAGCCGCTTCTGCTCGAGCGCCCACCTCGCGAGCCCCTCCGGGCCGCGCTCGAGGAGGACGTCGCGCGTCCCCTTCGGCGGGGCGCGCGTCACGTCCACCTTCGGCAGGCGCGCCTCGGCGAGCTCCGCCGAGCG includes:
- a CDS encoding 2-oxoacid:acceptor oxidoreductase subunit alpha — encoded protein: MASPDSVVAPPPAVRPDGGAVVNDFSIQVATANGSGSQSSNTVLLRALFQMGVPVSGKNLFPSNIAGLPTWYTIRASRDGWIARKEELDLLVAMNPETAHQDVLGLRPGAVVVYDAPLALDQLRGDLVFYPVAFDGLVEPLTKEPKLRKLLRNMAYVGVLARLLSIDPREVEHAIEKQFPGKPKARDLNVAAARAGFEHAATLEKRDPFVVRRMDETAGKVLVDGNSAAAMGALFAGVTVVSWYPITPSSSLVETLIGYLRRYRIDPDGKATFAVVQAEDELSAVGMAIGAGWAGARAMTATAGPGVSLMSEFAGLAYYAEIPAVIFDVQRVGPSTGLPTRTAQGDVLSTAFLSHGDTRHVLLFPGSVEECFTLAVEAFDLAERLQTPVFVLTDLDLGMNVWMSDPFPYPSKPLDRGKVLSKEDLDRLGGFARYADVDGDGIGWRTLPGTPHPKAAYFTRGTGHDEAAAYSEDPRTFERNLARLEKKLDAARALGPAPVAEGRGDARVGVLCYGSSDPAVAEARDQLSREAGLETDALRVRAYPFAREVRAFVEAHERVYVVEQNRDGQLAALLKLDLPPALVPRLRPIARIDGLPLTARAVSGAIRAEEGR
- a CDS encoding pyruvate carboxylase, which produces MPVPFKRVMAANRGEIAIRIFRACTELGIQTIAIYSEEDRLSLHRYKADEAYLVGKGKKPIDAYLGIEEIVALAKRLEVDAIHPGYGFLSENPEFAEACDRAGIVFVGPTPEMQRRLGDKVAGRKAAQGAGVPVVPGTAEPIKHDEEALLFAREHGYPIIIKASAGGGGRGMRVARNQRELVEGLVSARSEAGAAFGNPAVFLERYIERPKHIEVQVLGDHHGNLVHLFERDCSIQRRHQKVVEFAPSLALSEAQRAAICEDALKIARSVSYRNAGTVEFLVDREGRHYFIEVNPRIQVEHTVTESITGRNLVQAQLLVAQGKRLSDPEIGIARQEDVQRRGFAVQCRITTEDPQNGFAPDYGVLKAYRSPGGFGVRLDAGSAFNGAVITPHYDSLLVKITTWGLTLGGAARVMDRSLQEFRVRGVKTNIAFLENVVRHPVFLAGGCDTSFIEGHPELLQAKVKKDRGTKLLRYLAEVVVNGTPGVAKPLRSAELAEARLPKVDVTRAPPKGTRDVLLERGPEGLARWALEQKRLLFTDTTMRDAHQSLLATRVRTDDLVRIAPATARLGAGLFSLELWGGATFDVSMRFLKEDPWERLHKLRAAIPNVLFQMLLRGSNAVGYTNYPDNVVERFVEEAAKSGVDVFRVFDSLNWTKGMTVACEAVRKQKNAVLEAALCYTGDITDPRRDKYPLDYYVKLARELERMGAHFLAVKDMAGLLKPLAAAKLVKALKEAVGIPVHLHTHDTSGVASATLLEAARAGVDVVDAALSPLSGLTAQPNLNSLAAVLRGSEWDAALDEEGLQQLAAYWETVREYYAPFESGLRSGTAEVYRHEIPGGQYSNYKPQVAGLGLLDRWEECKDMYRKVNLLFGDIVKVTPSSKVVGDMAMFLVKNGLEPEDLFTEKGRDLAFPESVVGLAKGMLGQPYGGFPEELRRVILKGQEPITHRPGELLEPADLERERARAAERAGVAVDDKALVSWLLYPNVWPDLVRHRDEYSDTSVIPTPVFLYGLEPGQETSIEIEPGKTLIVRLVTIGKLEKDGTRDLFFELNGEVRTITVRDQAAAQGGAARPKAEKGNPAHVGAPMPGKVVKVNVKPGEQVKAGAVLLVTEAMKMETNVKAKADCAVAEVRFKEGDKVEKDDLLVVLA
- a CDS encoding rhodanese-like domain-containing protein, translated to MGHSRLVAAAVVAAALLPGAALAEVRTVGAEEVQALSLASSRHKVLIVDSRSAEEFAQAHLPGAISIPAGWMMAHQGSLPKDRAAPIVFYCRGAG
- a CDS encoding 2-oxoacid:ferredoxin oxidoreductase subunit beta, encoding MATPATPTSPAAPRTNRLGLTVVEYKGGKSTLCAGCGHNAISERLLEAMFEMGVLPERVVKLSGIGCSSKSPAYFMSRSHAFNALHGRMPSVATGAALANRELLALGVSGDGDTASIGIGQFVHLMRRNLPILYVVENNGVYGLTKGQFSATADLGAKLKTGVQNDLPAIDLCTLAIQLGATFVGRSFSGDKRQLSTMLKAALAHRGTAMLDVVSPCVTFNDHEGSTKSYAYMKEHDVPLHELSFVPAFEEIAVEYDPGTTLDVTMHDGSSLRLRKLEEGYDPRDRARAMARLMEAQAGGDVLTGVLFLDARAPSFVDLLNLVEAPLTTLPEARVRPPRSVLDALMEDLR